In Longimicrobium sp., a single window of DNA contains:
- a CDS encoding 2Fe-2S iron-sulfur cluster-binding protein: MADATPKANPETVRCTIDGMELEVPKGTRIIDAAARAGIDVPHYCYHPGLSAPAQCRMCLVEVEKAPKLQPSCTATVADGNVIHTQSEKALEARKGVLEFYLVNHPLDCPVCDQSGECKLQDYTAAEGRAMGRLKEPKRVQGRDDFGGDVLFNADRCVMCTRCVRFMREVAQDERL, from the coding sequence ATGGCTGACGCCACGCCGAAGGCGAACCCGGAGACGGTGCGCTGCACCATCGACGGAATGGAGCTCGAGGTTCCCAAGGGGACCCGCATCATCGACGCCGCCGCACGCGCGGGGATCGACGTTCCGCACTACTGCTACCACCCGGGGCTCAGCGCCCCGGCCCAGTGCCGCATGTGCCTGGTGGAGGTGGAGAAGGCGCCCAAGCTGCAGCCCAGCTGCACCGCGACGGTGGCCGACGGCAACGTCATCCACACCCAGAGCGAGAAGGCGCTGGAAGCCCGCAAGGGCGTGCTGGAGTTCTACCTGGTCAACCACCCGCTGGACTGCCCGGTGTGCGATCAGTCGGGAGAGTGCAAGCTGCAGGACTACACCGCCGCCGAGGGGCGTGCCATGGGCCGCCTCAAGGAGCCGAAGCGCGTGCAGGGGCGCGACGACTTCGGCGGCGACGTGCTCTTCAACGCGGACCGCTGCGTGATGTGCACCCGCTGCGTGCGCTTCATGCGCGAGGTCGCGCAGGACGAGCGGCTC
- the nuoF gene encoding NADH-quinone oxidoreductase subunit NuoF, protein MAYPYRHPSEVLVLSKYFGDPEARTLKGWEARGGYAPLRKALGMTPAEIVNEVKASGLRGRGGAGFPTGVKWSFMPQKSDKPHYLLCNADESEPGTFKDRELIRWTPHALVEGCLIGAYAIRAEHAYIYIRGEFFEPAQILARAIEEAYAAGYAGKNVMGSGIDLDITLHIGAGAYICGEETGLMNSLEGRRGEPRIKPPFPAISGAFGKPSAINNVETLIAAAHIVQNGAEWYKQWGTEKSTGTKLFCVSGHVKRPGNYEVPLGFNFREFIYDVCGGTASGRPIKSVIPGGSSVPMLTADELDIGMDYEAMAAAGTMLGCGSVIIMDDTTNIVKQVRRMVDFYAHESCGQCTPCREGTAWAAKILRRIENGRGTQEDLDTLISISDNMSGKTICVLSDAAAAPIVSSIEKFRGDYLKMMHAGAGVPVASAIAL, encoded by the coding sequence ATGGCATATCCATACCGGCACCCCAGTGAGGTGCTCGTCCTCTCCAAGTACTTCGGCGATCCGGAAGCGCGGACGCTGAAGGGGTGGGAGGCCCGCGGCGGCTACGCTCCGCTCCGCAAGGCGCTGGGGATGACGCCGGCCGAGATCGTCAACGAGGTAAAGGCCAGCGGGCTGCGCGGGCGCGGCGGCGCGGGCTTCCCGACGGGCGTGAAGTGGAGCTTCATGCCGCAGAAGTCGGACAAGCCCCACTACCTCCTCTGCAACGCGGACGAGAGCGAGCCCGGTACCTTCAAGGACCGCGAGCTGATCCGCTGGACGCCGCACGCGCTCGTGGAAGGGTGCCTGATCGGCGCCTACGCCATCCGCGCGGAGCACGCGTACATCTACATCCGCGGCGAGTTCTTTGAGCCCGCGCAGATCCTGGCGCGCGCCATCGAGGAGGCGTACGCGGCCGGATACGCCGGCAAGAACGTGATGGGAAGCGGGATCGACCTGGACATCACCCTGCACATCGGCGCGGGCGCGTACATCTGCGGCGAAGAGACGGGGCTGATGAACTCGCTGGAGGGGCGCCGCGGCGAGCCGCGCATCAAGCCGCCCTTCCCCGCGATCTCGGGGGCGTTCGGGAAGCCGTCCGCCATCAACAACGTGGAGACGCTGATCGCCGCCGCGCACATCGTGCAGAACGGCGCCGAGTGGTACAAGCAGTGGGGCACCGAGAAGAGCACGGGCACCAAGCTGTTCTGCGTGAGCGGCCACGTGAAGCGCCCCGGCAACTACGAGGTGCCGCTGGGCTTCAACTTCCGCGAGTTCATCTACGACGTGTGCGGCGGCACGGCGAGCGGGCGGCCCATCAAGTCGGTGATCCCCGGCGGCTCCTCCGTCCCCATGCTGACGGCGGACGAGCTGGACATCGGGATGGACTACGAGGCGATGGCCGCCGCGGGGACGATGCTGGGGTGCGGCTCCGTGATCATCATGGACGACACCACCAACATCGTGAAGCAGGTGCGGCGGATGGTGGACTTCTACGCCCACGAGAGCTGCGGGCAGTGCACGCCCTGCCGCGAGGGGACCGCGTGGGCCGCCAAGATCCTCCGCCGCATCGAGAACGGGCGCGGCACGCAGGAAGACCTGGACACGCTGATCTCCATCTCGGACAACATGAGCGGGAAGACGATCTGCGTGCTCTCGGACGCCGCCGCGGCGCCCATCGTGTCGTCGATCGAGAAGTTCCGGGGCGACTACCTGAAGATGATGCACGCGGGCGCCGGGGTGCCGGTCGCCTCGGCCATCGCCCTCTGA
- a CDS encoding NAD(P)H-dependent oxidoreductase subunit E produces the protein MTQHGGKLDSPPSSWPAALQNPGFAGDTGEFPALTADDVRGISYVGIRPEDGGHASVAGTMPYQVPPKQPEGPIFAGPYEERLQKVLSRYPDRQAALLPALHLAHELRGHLSPESMDEVAARLELPPAYVRGVASFYTMYNLGPVGKYLVQVCTNISCNLCGGDAVLEAFLEHTNTEMGMVSEDGRFTVIEAECLGACGFPTVVQINERFYENIRPEEVPAVLESLK, from the coding sequence ATGACGCAGCATGGAGGAAAGCTGGACTCTCCCCCCTCGTCGTGGCCGGCCGCCCTGCAGAACCCGGGCTTCGCGGGCGACACGGGCGAGTTCCCGGCGCTCACCGCGGACGACGTGCGCGGCATCAGCTACGTCGGGATCCGCCCCGAGGACGGCGGGCACGCCTCGGTCGCGGGCACCATGCCGTACCAGGTGCCGCCCAAGCAGCCGGAGGGCCCCATCTTCGCCGGCCCGTACGAGGAGCGCCTCCAGAAGGTGCTCTCGCGCTACCCCGACCGTCAGGCGGCGCTCCTTCCCGCGCTGCACCTGGCCCACGAGCTCCGCGGCCACCTGTCGCCCGAGTCGATGGACGAGGTGGCGGCGCGGCTGGAGCTTCCGCCGGCGTACGTGCGCGGCGTGGCGTCGTTCTACACGATGTACAACCTGGGCCCGGTCGGTAAGTACCTCGTCCAGGTGTGCACCAACATCTCGTGCAACCTCTGCGGCGGCGACGCGGTCCTCGAAGCGTTTCTGGAGCACACCAACACCGAGATGGGGATGGTGAGCGAGGACGGCCGCTTCACGGTGATCGAGGCCGAGTGCCTGGGCGCCTGCGGCTTCCCGACCGTCGTGCAGATCAACGAGCGCTTCTACGAGAACATCCGCCCGGAGGAAGTGCCGGCGGTGTTGGAGTCGCTGAAGTAA
- the nuoD gene encoding NADH dehydrogenase (quinone) subunit D: MSSKLRRVVYNVARNPELSSGGSLVHAPIVPFVGEEARVQEDIAGEHMLINIGPQHPATHGVLRLVLELDGETVVRCIPHIGYLHSSFEKLGEYRDWNQVVPLTDRMDYLAPLIYNCAYAMAVEKLMGVEVTERCKVVRLICMELDRIFSHLLWLGTTAIDLGAFTVFLYTFQQRELIYDLHEAFTGARITTSSTRIGGMMADLPAGWIDQLDKWIEGFLPVLDEVDTLLTNNGIWIGRTQGVGSISAADAVNWGLSGPNLRASGVPYDVRKDRPYYDMDSYDFDVPVGEHGDIYDRYLCRMEEMRQSVLLLRQFIRRLPGGPINVDDPRVILPPKTAAMNDMESMIHHFKLVMEGVRAPVGESWFSVESSKGELGMYVVSDGGSKPVRWRVRGPSFINIAALPHMIEGALLSDVIAVNASLDIVLGEIDR, encoded by the coding sequence ATGTCGAGCAAGCTGCGCAGAGTCGTCTACAACGTCGCCCGCAACCCCGAGCTCTCCTCGGGGGGCTCCCTGGTGCACGCCCCCATCGTCCCCTTCGTGGGCGAAGAGGCGCGCGTGCAGGAGGACATCGCGGGCGAGCACATGCTCATCAACATTGGGCCGCAGCACCCCGCCACGCACGGCGTGCTGCGCCTGGTGCTGGAGCTGGACGGCGAGACGGTCGTCCGCTGCATCCCGCACATCGGCTACCTGCACTCGTCGTTCGAGAAGCTGGGCGAGTACCGGGACTGGAACCAGGTGGTTCCGCTCACCGACCGCATGGACTACCTGGCGCCGCTGATCTACAACTGCGCCTACGCCATGGCGGTGGAGAAGCTGATGGGCGTGGAGGTAACGGAGCGGTGCAAGGTGGTGCGCCTCATCTGCATGGAGCTGGACCGCATCTTCAGCCACCTGCTCTGGCTGGGGACGACGGCCATCGACCTGGGCGCCTTCACCGTCTTCCTGTACACCTTCCAGCAGCGCGAGCTGATCTACGACCTGCACGAGGCGTTCACCGGCGCGCGCATCACCACGTCGTCCACCCGCATCGGGGGGATGATGGCGGACCTGCCGGCGGGGTGGATCGACCAGCTCGACAAGTGGATCGAAGGATTCCTCCCCGTGCTGGACGAGGTGGACACCCTGCTGACCAACAACGGGATCTGGATCGGCCGAACGCAGGGTGTGGGCTCCATCTCGGCGGCGGACGCGGTGAACTGGGGGCTGAGCGGCCCCAACCTGCGCGCATCGGGGGTGCCGTACGACGTGCGCAAGGACCGCCCGTACTACGACATGGACTCGTACGACTTCGACGTGCCGGTGGGCGAGCACGGCGACATCTACGACCGCTACCTGTGCCGCATGGAGGAGATGAGGCAGTCGGTGCTCCTCCTCCGCCAGTTCATCCGGCGCCTTCCCGGCGGCCCCATCAACGTGGACGACCCCCGCGTCATCCTGCCCCCCAAGACGGCGGCGATGAACGACATGGAGTCCATGATCCACCACTTCAAGCTGGTGATGGAGGGGGTACGCGCGCCCGTGGGCGAGTCGTGGTTCTCGGTGGAGTCGTCCAAGGGCGAGCTGGGGATGTACGTGGTCTCCGACGGCGGCAGCAAGCCGGTGCGGTGGCGCGTGCGCGGCCCGTCGTTCATCAACATCGCGGCGCTCCCGCACATGATCGAGGGGGCGCTGCTTTCCGACGTGATCGCGGTGAACGCGTCGCTGGACATCGTGCTGGGAGAGATCGACCGATGA
- a CDS encoding NADH-quinone oxidoreductase subunit C, with the protein MTQNDAFKKGLDDLDAGPRPSDAGDAGAPPQAGGLPPHPSVEALRERFGDAVLRHELVSGDEHIVYVLPDRNVEILQFLRDEPGHRYDFLQDLTAVDYGGGRMIQVVYQLWSIENKLNLRVKAELPLDGLEIQSVYYLWRAADWLEREVYDMFGVVFTGHPDLRRILMPYNYAEGHPLRKDFPLRGRFSRAEQTRRALNLRTEDHYSPRELEIAHVLGQSVPDPFGKSETNSGQQQFGGMGGGG; encoded by the coding sequence ATGACCCAGAACGACGCATTCAAAAAAGGCCTCGACGATCTCGACGCCGGGCCGCGGCCCTCGGACGCGGGCGATGCAGGCGCGCCGCCGCAGGCGGGCGGGCTGCCGCCGCACCCGTCGGTGGAGGCGCTCCGCGAGCGCTTCGGCGACGCGGTGCTGCGCCACGAGCTGGTGAGCGGCGACGAGCACATCGTCTACGTACTGCCGGACCGCAACGTCGAGATCCTCCAGTTCCTGCGCGACGAGCCGGGGCACCGGTACGACTTCCTCCAGGACCTCACCGCGGTGGACTACGGCGGCGGGCGGATGATCCAGGTGGTGTACCAGCTCTGGTCCATCGAGAACAAGCTGAACCTGCGCGTCAAGGCCGAGCTGCCGCTGGACGGGCTTGAGATCCAGTCCGTGTACTACCTGTGGCGTGCGGCCGACTGGCTGGAGCGCGAGGTGTACGACATGTTCGGCGTCGTCTTCACGGGGCACCCGGACCTGCGCCGCATCCTGATGCCGTACAACTACGCCGAGGGGCACCCGCTGCGTAAGGACTTCCCGCTCCGCGGCCGCTTCAGCCGCGCCGAGCAGACGCGGCGCGCCCTCAACCTGCGCACCGAGGACCACTACTCGCCGCGCGAGCTGGAGATCGCACACGTGCTGGGCCAGAGCGTCCCCGACCCGTTCGGCAAGTCGGAGACGAACTCCGGGCAGCAGCAGTTCGGCGGCATGGGAGGAGGAGGCTGA
- the nuoB gene encoding NADH-quinone oxidoreductase subunit NuoB: MGLNENTNPQPITKPADAVMPAPEGGIFSGSPSFLTTKLDTVVNWARENSIWPMPFGTACCAIEMMATAATRYDLARFGMERMSFSPRQADLLICAGRVSYKMAPVLRKIWEQMPSPKWAISMGACASTGGVFDVYSMVQGIDTIIPVDVYVPGCPPRPEGLMYGILMIQEKIRRSSPTAQDEWNAVDQLPEGASYLPDEVINNITVQFGNSTNQNRPGGLMSTGAVVRVQDRRP, encoded by the coding sequence ATGGGACTGAACGAGAACACCAATCCGCAGCCGATCACCAAGCCGGCCGACGCGGTCATGCCCGCCCCCGAGGGCGGCATCTTTTCCGGCTCGCCGTCGTTCCTCACCACCAAGCTGGACACGGTGGTGAACTGGGCGCGCGAGAACTCCATCTGGCCGATGCCGTTCGGCACGGCGTGCTGCGCCATCGAGATGATGGCCACGGCCGCCACGCGCTACGACCTGGCCCGCTTCGGGATGGAGCGCATGAGCTTCTCCCCCCGGCAGGCGGACCTGCTGATCTGCGCGGGACGCGTGTCGTACAAGATGGCGCCGGTGCTGCGCAAGATCTGGGAGCAGATGCCGAGCCCCAAGTGGGCGATCTCCATGGGCGCCTGCGCGTCCACGGGCGGCGTCTTCGACGTGTACAGCATGGTGCAGGGGATCGACACCATCATCCCCGTGGACGTGTACGTCCCCGGCTGCCCGCCGCGGCCCGAGGGGCTGATGTACGGGATCCTGATGATCCAGGAGAAGATTCGCCGCTCGTCGCCCACGGCGCAGGACGAATGGAACGCGGTGGACCAGCTTCCCGAGGGCGCCAGCTACCTGCCGGACGAGGTGATCAACAACATCACCGTGCAGTTCGGCAACTCGACGAACCAGAACCGCCCCGGCGGCCTGATGTCGACGGGGGCGGTGGTGCGGGTGCAGGATCGAAGGCCATAA
- the ndhC gene encoding NADH-quinone oxidoreductase subunit A has protein sequence MLRSYLPALIMLAISVANAIFMVVLSTVLSPGGKTKVKSAPYESGMDPLGGTRERFSVKFYMVAILFIVFDVETVFLLPWAVSLRPLGWGGFASAMIFIFILTVGLVYEWKKGALEWD, from the coding sequence ATGCTTCGCTCGTACCTTCCCGCGCTGATCATGCTGGCCATCTCGGTGGCCAACGCGATCTTCATGGTGGTGCTCTCCACGGTGCTCAGCCCCGGGGGGAAGACCAAGGTGAAGTCCGCCCCGTACGAGAGCGGGATGGACCCGCTGGGTGGCACGCGCGAGCGCTTTTCGGTGAAGTTCTACATGGTGGCGATCCTGTTCATCGTGTTCGACGTGGAAACCGTGTTTCTCCTCCCCTGGGCCGTGTCGCTGCGGCCGCTGGGGTGGGGGGGCTTCGCCTCGGCGATGATCTTCATCTTCATCCTGACGGTGGGGCTCGTTTACGAGTGGAAGAAGGGAGCGCTGGAATGGGACTGA
- the dcd gene encoding dCTP deaminase: MSLKSDRWIRQMAREHAMIAPFEDAQVRKGTISYGVSSYGYDMRVAREFKIFTNVNNAIVDPKNFDDASFVNFEGDVCIVPPNSFALARSVEYFRIPRNVLTLCVGKSTYARCGIITNVTPFEPEWEGFVTLEISNTTPLPARIYANEGIAQVLFFESDEPCEVSYADRKGKYQGQVGVTVPRL; the protein is encoded by the coding sequence ATGAGCCTCAAGTCCGATCGCTGGATCCGGCAGATGGCGCGCGAGCACGCGATGATCGCACCCTTTGAGGACGCGCAGGTGAGGAAGGGGACGATCTCGTACGGCGTGTCGTCGTACGGCTACGACATGCGGGTGGCGCGCGAGTTCAAGATCTTCACCAACGTCAACAACGCCATCGTCGACCCCAAGAACTTCGACGACGCCTCGTTCGTGAACTTCGAGGGCGACGTGTGCATCGTCCCCCCCAACTCGTTCGCGCTGGCGAGGTCGGTGGAGTACTTCCGCATCCCGCGCAACGTGCTCACACTTTGCGTCGGAAAAAGCACTTATGCCAGATGTGGCATAATCACGAACGTAACTCCTTTCGAGCCAGAGTGGGAAGGGTTCGTGACGCTGGAGATCTCCAACACGACCCCGCTCCCGGCACGCATCTACGCCAACGAGGGGATCGCGCAGGTGCTCTTTTTCGAGTCCGACGAGCCGTGCGAGGTCAGCTATGCGGATCGCAAGGGGAAGTACCAGGGGCAGGTGGGGGTGACGGTTCCGAGGCTGTGA
- a CDS encoding chemotaxis protein CheC has translation MTTQLPVTPQHLDAIREIVNIGAGHAATNLSQLTGLTVMISVPRIQWVTRAALIASLPGDGELVLISVPIVGVSEEGGEQAALVLAKETALRMVALMMRRDPSRHTEIGALELSALNEMGNIVCAAYVGVLGTFLNKGVMIGTPVLTAGDRERVGRDAVDGLLIETDFTFLDTTFEGVFVLSHADVSFASLLRALGFKDVAESAS, from the coding sequence ATGACCACCCAGCTCCCGGTGACACCCCAGCATCTCGACGCGATCCGCGAGATCGTGAACATCGGGGCCGGCCACGCCGCCACCAACCTGTCGCAGCTCACGGGGCTTACCGTGATGATCTCCGTGCCGCGCATCCAGTGGGTGACGCGCGCGGCGCTCATCGCGTCGCTGCCCGGCGATGGCGAGCTGGTGCTGATCAGCGTACCCATCGTGGGGGTTTCCGAGGAGGGGGGCGAGCAGGCGGCGCTCGTGCTGGCCAAGGAGACCGCGCTGCGCATGGTGGCGCTGATGATGCGCCGCGACCCATCGCGCCATACCGAGATCGGGGCGCTGGAGCTCTCGGCGCTCAACGAGATGGGGAACATCGTGTGCGCGGCGTACGTGGGCGTGCTGGGGACGTTCCTCAACAAGGGCGTGATGATCGGCACCCCCGTCCTCACCGCGGGCGACCGGGAGCGGGTGGGGCGCGACGCGGTGGACGGGCTCCTGATCGAGACCGACTTCACCTTCCTGGATACGACGTTCGAAGGGGTCTTCGTCCTGAGCCACGCCGACGTCTCCTTCGCCTCGCTGCTGCGCGCGCTCGGCTTCAAGGACGTCGCCGAGAGCGCGTCCTGA
- a CDS encoding glycerol-3-phosphate dehydrogenase/oxidase, whose product MTPFSAEARTEHWNALGRGTWDLLVIGGGITGAGVARDAAGRGLRVALVDAGDIAQGTSSRSSRLIHGGLRYLETFDFRLVFEASAERRRLLALAPHLVHPLPFLFPVFRNGPVGRRKLQAGMWLYDLLSLFRNISRHRMLSPKAVAAAEPALRSEGVRGAALYYDASVDDARLALANARGAHESGAAVVPHAEVTGFLREGARVAGVRVRDRLGGGVAEVRARVILNATGPWSDIVRRLADPGTKPRLRTTKGVHIMVPAERLGNRGAITFRSPVDGRVMFVLPWGDFSYVGTTDTDFRGSPADVRADEADVCYLLESANSIFPAARLTAEDVVSTWAGLRPLLAPLDTEGGRSESATSREHEIWQDRSGLLNIAGGKLTTYRVMAAEVADEAARILRERHGVASGSSLTEDLPLPAAPSEPWDDFAARIRQEAAAVGLDEAAATHLARFYGDEAGAVLDEIRREPELGTRLIPGLPYLRAEIARAVRCEMAMTLEDLLVRRLHIFYEARDGGLSVARKVAERMADEPGIGWSAAEIERQVEHYRRAVEATRGFGAA is encoded by the coding sequence GTGACTCCCTTCTCGGCCGAGGCGCGCACGGAGCACTGGAACGCGCTCGGGCGCGGGACGTGGGACCTGCTGGTGATCGGCGGGGGGATCACGGGCGCCGGGGTGGCGCGCGACGCGGCCGGGCGCGGGCTGCGGGTGGCGCTGGTGGACGCGGGCGACATCGCGCAGGGCACCAGCAGCCGCTCGTCGCGGCTGATCCACGGAGGGCTCCGCTACCTGGAGACCTTCGACTTCCGCCTCGTCTTCGAGGCCAGCGCGGAGCGGCGCCGCCTCCTGGCGCTGGCCCCGCACCTGGTGCACCCCCTCCCCTTCCTCTTCCCCGTCTTCCGCAACGGCCCCGTAGGGCGCCGCAAGCTGCAGGCGGGGATGTGGCTGTACGACCTCCTCTCGCTCTTTCGCAACATCTCGCGGCACCGCATGCTCTCGCCCAAGGCCGTCGCCGCCGCGGAGCCCGCGCTGCGCTCCGAGGGCGTGAGGGGCGCCGCGCTCTACTACGATGCATCGGTGGACGACGCGCGGCTGGCGCTGGCCAACGCGCGCGGCGCCCACGAGTCCGGCGCCGCCGTGGTGCCGCACGCGGAGGTGACCGGCTTCCTGCGCGAAGGGGCGCGGGTGGCGGGTGTGCGCGTGCGCGACCGGCTGGGCGGCGGCGTGGCGGAGGTGCGGGCGCGGGTAATCCTGAACGCCACGGGTCCCTGGAGCGACATCGTGCGGCGCCTGGCGGACCCCGGCACCAAGCCGCGGCTGCGCACCACCAAGGGCGTCCACATCATGGTCCCCGCCGAGCGGCTGGGGAACCGCGGCGCCATCACCTTCCGCTCCCCCGTAGACGGGCGGGTGATGTTCGTGCTGCCGTGGGGCGACTTCTCGTACGTGGGGACCACCGACACCGACTTCCGCGGCTCCCCCGCCGACGTGCGCGCGGACGAGGCCGACGTGTGCTACCTGCTGGAGTCCGCCAACTCCATCTTCCCCGCCGCGCGGCTGACGGCGGAGGACGTGGTGAGCACCTGGGCCGGCCTGCGCCCCCTCCTCGCGCCGCTCGACACGGAGGGCGGCCGTTCGGAGAGCGCCACGTCGCGCGAGCACGAGATCTGGCAGGACCGTAGCGGACTCCTCAACATCGCGGGCGGCAAGCTGACCACCTACCGCGTGATGGCGGCCGAGGTGGCGGACGAGGCGGCGCGCATCCTCCGGGAACGGCACGGCGTCGCGAGCGGGAGCTCCCTCACCGAGGACCTTCCCCTTCCCGCGGCCCCGAGCGAGCCGTGGGACGACTTCGCCGCGCGCATCCGCCAAGAGGCCGCCGCCGTGGGTCTGGACGAAGCGGCCGCCACGCACCTTGCCCGCTTCTATGGCGACGAGGCGGGCGCGGTGCTGGACGAGATCCGGCGCGAACCCGAGCTGGGCACGCGGCTGATCCCCGGGCTCCCCTACCTGCGAGCCGAGATCGCGCGGGCGGTTCGCTGCGAGATGGCGATGACGCTGGAGGACCTGCTGGTGCGCCGCCTCCACATCTTCTACGAGGCGCGCGACGGCGGCCTTTCCGTGGCGCGCAAGGTGGCGGAGCGGATGGCGGACGAGCCGGGGATCGGCTGGAGCGCGGCGGAGATCGAGCGCCAGGTGGAGCACTACCGCCGCGCGGTGGAGGCGACGCGCGGCTTCGGCGCCGCCTGA
- a CDS encoding potassium channel protein, whose protein sequence is MIRPARPYPVDRRKRARKASLRYRISSAAQHPLRRLQIALLALFLVMAGSTLFYRFVEGMGWVDALYMTVITVATVGFGETEPLSQGGRLFTIGLIMVGVGVGAWAAGNAIEVMLGQTYWLTVERRKMTQRIENLSDHFVVCGYGRLGTRIVRDLMVRGESFLVIDEKEEFEERLLAEGIPHLIGDATHDGVLEAAGVARARGLVAALDSDANNVLTVLTARGLNPKLLVVSRANSDASESKLRRAGADRVVTPEDIGGHRLALALLRPAVHDLFTEMFSFGMNVAVDVGQITIAPDSPFAGQTVARCDLRRMRNVSILAIRDTAGAFALNPDAQRVLSAGETLIVIGPAEAVYELEAMYGGD, encoded by the coding sequence GTGATCCGGCCCGCGCGCCCCTACCCCGTCGACCGGCGCAAGCGGGCGCGGAAGGCATCGCTCCGCTACCGGATCAGCTCGGCCGCGCAGCACCCACTCCGCAGGCTGCAGATCGCACTTCTGGCCCTCTTCCTCGTCATGGCGGGGAGCACCCTCTTCTACCGCTTCGTGGAGGGGATGGGGTGGGTCGATGCGCTGTACATGACGGTGATCACCGTCGCCACGGTGGGGTTCGGCGAAACGGAGCCGCTGTCGCAGGGCGGGCGCCTCTTCACCATCGGGCTGATCATGGTGGGGGTGGGCGTGGGCGCGTGGGCCGCCGGGAACGCGATCGAGGTGATGCTGGGGCAGACGTACTGGCTGACCGTGGAGAGGCGGAAGATGACGCAGCGCATCGAGAACCTGAGCGACCACTTCGTCGTCTGCGGCTACGGGCGGCTGGGCACCCGCATCGTGCGCGACCTGATGGTGCGCGGCGAGTCGTTCCTGGTGATCGACGAGAAGGAGGAGTTCGAGGAGCGCCTCCTCGCGGAGGGGATCCCCCACCTGATCGGCGACGCCACACACGACGGCGTCCTGGAGGCGGCCGGCGTGGCGCGGGCGCGCGGGCTGGTGGCCGCCCTGGACTCCGACGCCAACAACGTCCTCACGGTCCTCACCGCGCGCGGCCTCAACCCAAAGCTCCTCGTCGTTTCGCGCGCCAACAGCGACGCCAGCGAGTCGAAGCTGCGCCGCGCCGGCGCGGACCGCGTGGTCACCCCCGAGGACATCGGGGGGCACCGGCTTGCGCTCGCCCTCCTGCGCCCCGCCGTGCACGACCTGTTCACCGAGATGTTCAGCTTCGGGATGAACGTGGCGGTCGACGTGGGGCAGATCACCATCGCCCCCGACTCCCCTTTCGCGGGCCAGACGGTGGCGCGCTGCGACCTGCGCCGCATGCGCAACGTGAGCATCCTGGCCATCCGCGACACCGCCGGCGCCTTTGCCCTCAACCCCGACGCCCAGCGCGTCCTCAGCGCCGGGGAGACGCTGATCGTGATCGGGCCTGCCGAGGCCGTGTACGAGCTGGAGGCGATGTACGGGGGGGATTGA